A single Capricornis sumatraensis isolate serow.1 chromosome 20, serow.2, whole genome shotgun sequence DNA region contains:
- the MON1B gene encoding vacuolar fusion protein MON1 homolog B isoform X2 — MVPGQLRCSVKTGDHKLVFLQQGPLLLVAVSRTPQSAAQLRGELLAVHAQIVSTLTRASVARIFARKQNYDLRRLLAGSERTLDRLLDSVERDPGALLLGAVRCVPLARPLRDALGALLRRCTAPGLALSVLAVGGRLVTAAQERTVLAECRLDPADLQLLLDWVGAPAFAAGEAWAPVCLPRFNPDGFFYAYVARLDAMPVCLLLLGTDPEAFHDMATCRRLVEEGMHSLGAMRALREAASFSNAASASASAYSVQAVGAPGLRHFLYKPLDIPDHHRQLPQFTSPELEAPYSREEERQRLSDLYHRLHARLHSTSRPLRLIYHVAEKETLLAWVTSKFELYTCLSPLVTKAGAILAVTKLLRWVKKEEDRLFIRYPPKYSTPPAAPAASTDQASHNGLFAGP; from the exons ATGGTACCTGGCCAATTGAGATGCAGTGTTAAAACAGGG gaCCACAAGCTGGTGTTCCTACAGCAGGGCCCGCTGCTGCTGGTGGCCGTGTCAAGGACTCCTCAGTCAGCCGCCCAGCTGCGTGGGGAGCTGCTGGCCGTGCACGCCCAGATCGTGAGCACCCTGACGCGCGCCAGCGTGGCTCGCATCTTTGCGCGCAAGCAGAACTATGATCTCCGCCGCCTGCTGGCCGGCTCGGAGCGCACCCTGGACCGACTTCTGGACAGTGTGGAGCGGGACCCAGGGGCTCTCCTGCTGGGCGCTGTGCGCTGTGTGCCTCTGGCTCGCCCACTGCGGGATGCGCTGGGCGCGCTGCTCCGACGCTGCACAGCGCCCGGCCTGGCCCTCTCGGTGCTGGCGGTGGGCGGTCGCCTGGTGACAGCCGCCCAGGAGCGGACGGTGCTGGCCGAGTGCCGGCTGGACCCCGCCGACCTGCAGTTGCTGCTGGACTGGGTAGGGGCACCGGCCTTTGCGGCAGGCGAGGCCTGGGCACCTGTGTGTCTCCCCCGCTTCAATCCTGATGGTTTCTTCTACGCCTACGTGGCCCGCCTGGATGCCATGCCcgtctgcctgctgctgctgggcaCCGACCCCGAGGCCTTCCATGACATGGCCACCTGCCGGCGCCTGGTCGAAGAGGGCATGCACTCGCTCGGAGCCATGCGTGCCCTCAGGGAAGCTGCCAGCTTCTCAAATGCTGCATCGGCCAGTGCCTCAGCCTACAGTGTGCAGGCTGTGGGCGCTCCTGGCCTCCGGCACTTCCTCTATAAGCCGCTGGACATCCCTGACCATCACCGCCAGCTGCCCCAGTTTACCAG CCCCGAGCTGGAGGCCCCCTACAGCAGAGAGGAGGAGCGACAGCGCCTGTCTGACCTGTACCACCGCCTGCACGCCCGGCTGCACAGCACCTCCCGGCCGCTGCGCCTCATCTACCACGTGGCTGAGAAGGAGACCCTTCTGGCCTGG GTGACCTCCAAATTTGAGCTGTATACCTGCCTCAGCCCCCTGGTGACCAAGGCAGGTGCCATCCTCGCAGTGACCAAACTCCTGCGTTGggtgaagaaagaggaggatCGGCTCTTCATTCGTTACCCACCCAAGTACTCCACACCCCCAGCAGCCCCAGCGGCTTCTACGGACCAAGCTTCCCACAATGGCTTGTTTGCTGGCCCTTGA
- the MON1B gene encoding vacuolar fusion protein MON1 homolog B isoform X1 — MEAGGDTAAPVPGDAEDLEEMRFPSEEAEDGGGVHKDLPDPGDASLEKAGSKTKDQSPGLLLQSEAPSCTYGLWSPAASEGSPLGGPEIGSGGPGGDPSDEDWRSKRKHVFVLSEAGKPIYSRYGSVEALSTTMGVMTALVSFVQSAGDAIRAIYAEDHKLVFLQQGPLLLVAVSRTPQSAAQLRGELLAVHAQIVSTLTRASVARIFARKQNYDLRRLLAGSERTLDRLLDSVERDPGALLLGAVRCVPLARPLRDALGALLRRCTAPGLALSVLAVGGRLVTAAQERTVLAECRLDPADLQLLLDWVGAPAFAAGEAWAPVCLPRFNPDGFFYAYVARLDAMPVCLLLLGTDPEAFHDMATCRRLVEEGMHSLGAMRALREAASFSNAASASASAYSVQAVGAPGLRHFLYKPLDIPDHHRQLPQFTSPELEAPYSREEERQRLSDLYHRLHARLHSTSRPLRLIYHVAEKETLLAWVTSKFELYTCLSPLVTKAGAILAVTKLLRWVKKEEDRLFIRYPPKYSTPPAAPAASTDQASHNGLFAGP, encoded by the exons ATGGAGGCCGGAGGAGACACTGCTGCCCCAGTCCCTGGGGATGCGGAGGACTTGGAGGAGATGCGGTTCCCCAGTGAGGAGGCTGAAGACGGTGGAGGGGTTCACAAGGACTTACCCGATCCTGGAGATGCAAGCTTGGAGAAAGCAG GATCCAAGACCAAGGACCAGTCACCTGGCCTGCTGCTCCAGTCAGAGGCTCCATCATGCACCTATGGGCTCTGGAGCCCCGCGGCCTCCGAGGGCAGTCCTCTGGGCGGCCCTGAGATTGGCTCGGGGGGCCCAGGTGGGGACCCGAGTGACGAGGACTGGCGCAGCAAGCGGAAGCACGTATTTGTGCTGAGTGAGGCCGGCAAGCCCATCTACTCGCGATACGGCAGCGTGGAAGCCCTGTCGACCACCATGGGTGTGATGACAGCGCTGGTGTCCTTCGTGCAGAGTGCAGGAGACGCCATTCGCGCCATCTATGCTG aggaCCACAAGCTGGTGTTCCTACAGCAGGGCCCGCTGCTGCTGGTGGCCGTGTCAAGGACTCCTCAGTCAGCCGCCCAGCTGCGTGGGGAGCTGCTGGCCGTGCACGCCCAGATCGTGAGCACCCTGACGCGCGCCAGCGTGGCTCGCATCTTTGCGCGCAAGCAGAACTATGATCTCCGCCGCCTGCTGGCCGGCTCGGAGCGCACCCTGGACCGACTTCTGGACAGTGTGGAGCGGGACCCAGGGGCTCTCCTGCTGGGCGCTGTGCGCTGTGTGCCTCTGGCTCGCCCACTGCGGGATGCGCTGGGCGCGCTGCTCCGACGCTGCACAGCGCCCGGCCTGGCCCTCTCGGTGCTGGCGGTGGGCGGTCGCCTGGTGACAGCCGCCCAGGAGCGGACGGTGCTGGCCGAGTGCCGGCTGGACCCCGCCGACCTGCAGTTGCTGCTGGACTGGGTAGGGGCACCGGCCTTTGCGGCAGGCGAGGCCTGGGCACCTGTGTGTCTCCCCCGCTTCAATCCTGATGGTTTCTTCTACGCCTACGTGGCCCGCCTGGATGCCATGCCcgtctgcctgctgctgctgggcaCCGACCCCGAGGCCTTCCATGACATGGCCACCTGCCGGCGCCTGGTCGAAGAGGGCATGCACTCGCTCGGAGCCATGCGTGCCCTCAGGGAAGCTGCCAGCTTCTCAAATGCTGCATCGGCCAGTGCCTCAGCCTACAGTGTGCAGGCTGTGGGCGCTCCTGGCCTCCGGCACTTCCTCTATAAGCCGCTGGACATCCCTGACCATCACCGCCAGCTGCCCCAGTTTACCAG CCCCGAGCTGGAGGCCCCCTACAGCAGAGAGGAGGAGCGACAGCGCCTGTCTGACCTGTACCACCGCCTGCACGCCCGGCTGCACAGCACCTCCCGGCCGCTGCGCCTCATCTACCACGTGGCTGAGAAGGAGACCCTTCTGGCCTGG GTGACCTCCAAATTTGAGCTGTATACCTGCCTCAGCCCCCTGGTGACCAAGGCAGGTGCCATCCTCGCAGTGACCAAACTCCTGCGTTGggtgaagaaagaggaggatCGGCTCTTCATTCGTTACCCACCCAAGTACTCCACACCCCCAGCAGCCCCAGCGGCTTCTACGGACCAAGCTTCCCACAATGGCTTGTTTGCTGGCCCTTGA